One genomic region from Halobacteriovorax vibrionivorans encodes:
- a CDS encoding sensor histidine kinase, whose translation MMLRDKLIALLFGDLKNFSDQEVSHFRLYLLTVLLTAPLLWTHVLAAYVFTDIPAFYQLGIVCATIHLLSPLLYKVFRSFSLIFHAIMFAGFSHIVLWTHYTGGIYSVQPIWFTVLPLIAGVVGTRRDFIVWCVIPVVATLYYFVLNLNGFVFTNHLSQTGDIAARVFIMMGLIFLNTVYMFVFLTERDRFNKAIFEKSEQINTLLTLVGHDISNPLTVINLSQKKLFKLLEDNSDEEIEKCLARINSCTTGIGNILAQIRDLQSIKQGKVELKFEKVYINDVVDYLSKVFESKLQEKEIILNYDFKKYQNVYVMGNATALKYQILGNLLSNAIKFSERGKEIKITLEETIDGVHIHLVDEGVGIDETLLDILFESNAITSRQGTGGEKGTGFGMSIVKTFVELSHGTIAVKSRTKNDSPDNHGTHFQLSFKKALFS comes from the coding sequence ATGATGTTACGTGATAAATTAATTGCGCTTCTATTTGGGGACTTGAAAAACTTTTCAGATCAAGAAGTTTCACATTTTCGTCTCTATCTATTGACGGTACTTCTTACAGCACCTCTATTGTGGACTCACGTACTGGCCGCATATGTATTTACAGATATTCCTGCCTTCTATCAACTGGGAATTGTCTGTGCAACGATTCATCTATTGAGTCCACTTCTGTATAAAGTATTCCGCTCTTTTTCATTAATCTTTCACGCAATCATGTTTGCAGGATTCTCTCATATTGTTCTTTGGACACATTATACCGGTGGAATTTACAGTGTTCAGCCTATTTGGTTTACCGTTCTTCCTCTTATCGCTGGAGTTGTAGGAACACGTAGAGACTTTATCGTCTGGTGTGTGATTCCTGTCGTAGCGACTTTATATTATTTCGTACTTAACTTAAATGGTTTTGTATTTACAAATCACTTATCTCAAACTGGTGATATTGCTGCCCGTGTTTTTATAATGATGGGACTTATCTTTTTAAATACTGTTTATATGTTTGTTTTCTTAACTGAAAGGGATCGCTTTAATAAGGCCATTTTTGAGAAGAGTGAACAGATTAATACACTATTAACACTCGTTGGACACGACATAAGTAACCCTTTAACTGTTATTAATTTATCACAGAAGAAGTTATTCAAATTATTAGAAGATAATTCTGATGAAGAGATTGAGAAGTGCTTGGCCCGTATTAATTCTTGCACGACTGGGATTGGAAATATACTCGCTCAAATACGGGATCTACAATCGATCAAACAAGGTAAAGTCGAGTTAAAATTTGAAAAGGTCTACATTAATGATGTTGTGGACTATCTTTCAAAAGTATTTGAATCTAAGCTTCAAGAAAAGGAGATTATACTAAATTATGACTTTAAGAAGTATCAAAATGTCTATGTCATGGGAAATGCTACAGCATTAAAATATCAAATTTTAGGTAATCTCCTCTCTAATGCAATCAAGTTTTCGGAAAGAGGTAAGGAGATAAAAATAACCTTAGAAGAAACAATTGATGGTGTTCATATTCATTTGGTGGATGAAGGTGTTGGAATTGATGAAACACTCTTAGATATTCTTTTTGAAAGTAATGCCATCACATCAAGACAGGGAACTGGTGGAGAAAAAGGAACAGGTTTTGGGATGTCCATTGTGAAGACATTTGTTGAACTCAGTCATGGAACTATTGCTGTGAAGTCCCGAACTAAGAATGACTCACCGGATAATCATGGAACACATTTTCAATTAAGCTTTAAAAAGGCCTTATTCTCTTAA
- a CDS encoding pentapeptide repeat-containing protein → MSYFEEEVFNSENISELSSLKGGEFICCEFNDLDLSGLDASGAKFIECKFNNSNLSNLNLLGATLRDVSFRDCKCVGINFSECNNLFDLRFKRASLDYTSFVDCSLNSSSFIESSFKEADFSQGTFENCDFTNSNLLGANFSMANMKGSNFSHAINFYIDITNTNLKKCKFTMPEALNLLGPFGIEIE, encoded by the coding sequence ATGTCATATTTTGAAGAAGAAGTATTTAATAGCGAAAATATTAGTGAACTCAGCTCTCTAAAAGGGGGCGAGTTCATTTGTTGTGAGTTTAATGATTTAGACTTAAGTGGACTAGATGCATCTGGTGCAAAGTTTATTGAATGTAAGTTTAATAACTCAAATTTGAGTAATTTAAATCTATTAGGTGCTACACTACGAGATGTTTCATTTCGTGATTGTAAGTGTGTCGGTATTAATTTTTCTGAGTGCAATAATTTATTTGATTTAAGGTTTAAGAGAGCTTCTCTTGATTATACAAGCTTTGTGGACTGCTCGTTAAATAGTTCAAGCTTTATTGAAAGCTCTTTTAAAGAGGCGGACTTTTCTCAGGGAACTTTTGAAAATTGTGACTTTACAAATAGCAATCTCTTAGGTGCGAATTTTTCAATGGCCAATATGAAAGGCTCTAATTTTAGCCATGCAATTAATTTCTACATTGATATTACAAATACAAATTTAAAAAAATGTAAATTCACTATGCCTGAGGCCCTAAACTTATTGGGACCTTTTGGGATAGAAATCGAATAA
- a CDS encoding acyl-CoA thioesterase produces MTEDQLKDAIARSKTRIVRAVFPNSTNHYDTLFGGITLKWMDEVAFITATRFGRKKFVTVSSDRVDFNMPIPGGHFAELIGEVVKVGKSSLIVDVTLMLEAMYEEGQVEAVKGSFTLVAINDERKAVPIFS; encoded by the coding sequence ATGACTGAAGATCAGTTAAAAGACGCAATCGCGCGCTCAAAAACACGTATTGTTAGGGCCGTTTTCCCAAATAGTACAAATCATTATGACACATTATTTGGTGGTATCACGTTGAAGTGGATGGATGAAGTTGCCTTCATTACCGCAACAAGGTTTGGGAGAAAGAAATTTGTCACTGTTTCAAGTGATCGTGTGGACTTCAATATGCCGATCCCAGGAGGCCACTTTGCTGAACTTATTGGAGAAGTTGTTAAAGTTGGAAAAAGTAGTCTAATTGTGGATGTTACTTTAATGCTTGAGGCAATGTATGAAGAAGGACAGGTTGAAGCAGTAAAGGGGAGTTTCACTCTAGTTGCAATCAATGATGAACGAAAGGCTGTACCTATTTTCTCATAA
- a CDS encoding MerR family transcriptional regulator yields MNKNIGIRVISDICRVQPHTIRMWEKRYGAFEPVRGMNGERLYGDEDVARAKAMANLIAHGQTISKVANLTLQELNEQVSGISDEMAYETNHIINEGVERLLSALKRYEIDRVHSEAEYLRLNSSSKEFIFKVVLPVMQQTGQMVVDGMYTVTQEHIVSTIIREQLGQIRLPNLPESERFALATPEGNLHELSIIIADILCKANRNSTYYLGAANPAHCLAEAVNALSCDNIILGVVSSDHWNYETHIIPYLNRVDKVLNRPVRIILGGAKPLDFPEFKNIKSVEIIADFQLFDKRLSGLS; encoded by the coding sequence ATGAATAAAAATATTGGTATCCGAGTAATTTCAGACATTTGTCGAGTTCAACCCCATACAATCAGAATGTGGGAGAAGAGATATGGTGCATTTGAGCCCGTTAGGGGAATGAATGGCGAGAGGCTCTATGGTGATGAAGATGTGGCCAGAGCTAAGGCCATGGCAAACCTCATTGCCCACGGACAAACAATTTCTAAAGTTGCTAATCTAACTCTACAAGAGTTAAACGAGCAGGTTTCTGGGATTTCTGATGAAATGGCCTATGAGACAAATCACATCATTAATGAAGGTGTTGAGCGCTTACTAAGTGCCCTAAAGAGATATGAAATTGATAGAGTTCATTCTGAAGCGGAATACTTAAGGCTTAATTCAAGCTCCAAGGAGTTTATCTTCAAGGTTGTCCTACCTGTAATGCAGCAAACTGGACAAATGGTTGTTGATGGTATGTATACCGTAACACAAGAGCATATCGTTTCGACTATTATTAGGGAACAACTTGGACAAATTAGATTACCAAATCTCCCAGAGTCTGAACGTTTTGCCTTAGCTACTCCTGAAGGAAACCTTCATGAATTATCAATTATAATTGCTGATATCCTTTGTAAGGCCAATAGAAATAGTACTTATTATCTTGGTGCCGCAAATCCTGCACATTGCTTAGCAGAGGCCGTTAACGCGCTATCATGCGATAATATCATCCTTGGTGTTGTAAGTTCTGATCATTGGAATTATGAAACTCATATCATTCCATATTTGAACCGAGTAGATAAAGTCCTTAATAGACCAGTTAGGATCATACTAGGTGGGGCGAAGCCTTTGGACTTTCCAGAATTCAAAAATATTAAGTCTGTTGAAATAATTGCTGACTTCCAACTATTTGATAAGAGGTTATCTGGGCTCTCATAA
- a CDS encoding TIGR01777 family oxidoreductase: protein MSILITGATGLIGQELVYALAKAGHEDIRVLTRNTAKAAKQFTIPLSFFEWDPNANKIDESALEGVETIIHLAGENIGGGRWSEKQKEKILNSRTQSTKLLVDTINNNQVSLKKFITASAIGIYGTQSEKNPPALKEDASYGDDFLAKVCKAWEDETDKLNNKEILINHVRTGIVLANNGGALQKMLPAFKLGVAGKLGSGNQFMSWIHIKDLVSIYLHLVENQVNQVAINATAPRPVSNKEFTSTLGSVVKRPTILPAPGFALKIILGEMSTLLLDGQNVIPSYLNENKFQFQFPNLKDALEDLVGLEKKFSQVQWVERPVENVFNFFSNEKNLEAITPDSIGFKVLDMNTPEITKGTIIDYRLSIYGIPLKWKSEILHFVKGKEFVDKQLEGPYNKWVHTHGFIPYKNGTLLTDEVLYKVPLGALGDLFAGAFVRSDVKKIFKFRSQKLDKIFDEVNK, encoded by the coding sequence ATGAGCATACTTATCACTGGAGCAACTGGATTGATTGGCCAAGAGTTAGTTTACGCTCTAGCTAAAGCAGGCCATGAAGACATAAGAGTACTAACTCGAAATACAGCTAAGGCCGCAAAGCAATTCACAATTCCTCTCTCATTTTTCGAATGGGATCCAAATGCGAACAAGATCGATGAATCTGCTCTGGAAGGTGTTGAAACAATTATTCATCTTGCAGGTGAGAATATCGGAGGCGGCCGTTGGTCCGAGAAACAAAAAGAGAAAATATTAAACTCTCGAACACAAAGTACTAAACTCTTAGTTGATACAATTAATAATAATCAAGTTTCATTAAAGAAGTTTATCACGGCCAGTGCTATTGGAATTTATGGAACACAAAGTGAAAAGAATCCTCCGGCGCTAAAAGAAGACGCTTCATACGGTGATGATTTTCTGGCCAAGGTATGCAAGGCCTGGGAAGACGAAACTGATAAATTAAATAATAAAGAGATTCTTATTAATCATGTAAGAACAGGTATCGTTTTGGCCAACAACGGTGGTGCTCTTCAAAAAATGCTTCCAGCTTTTAAACTTGGAGTGGCCGGAAAACTGGGCAGTGGAAATCAATTTATGAGCTGGATCCACATTAAGGACCTAGTAAGTATTTATCTTCACCTAGTGGAAAACCAAGTTAATCAAGTTGCCATTAATGCAACAGCTCCAAGACCAGTAAGTAATAAAGAATTCACATCAACTCTAGGAAGCGTTGTTAAAAGACCAACGATTCTTCCTGCACCAGGATTTGCATTAAAAATAATTCTAGGAGAGATGTCTACCCTCTTATTAGATGGTCAAAATGTAATCCCATCATATTTAAATGAAAATAAATTTCAATTTCAATTTCCTAACTTAAAAGATGCTTTGGAGGATCTTGTGGGTTTGGAAAAAAAGTTCTCACAGGTTCAATGGGTTGAAAGGCCAGTTGAGAATGTCTTTAATTTCTTTAGTAACGAAAAAAACCTAGAAGCAATCACACCAGATTCTATCGGGTTTAAAGTACTAGATATGAATACTCCAGAGATTACAAAGGGTACCATAATCGATTACCGCTTAAGTATTTATGGTATTCCTCTTAAGTGGAAATCAGAAATTTTACACTTTGTTAAAGGTAAGGAATTTGTCGATAAACAATTAGAAGGTCCTTATAACAAATGGGTTCATACACATGGTTTTATACCATATAAGAATGGAACACTCTTAACTGATGAGGTCTTATATAAGGTTCCTCTCGGTGCCCTTGGGGATCTCTTTGCCGGTGCCTTTGTTAGGAGTGATGTTAAGAAAATTTTTAAATTTCGTAGTCAAAAATTAGATAAAATTTTTGATGAAGTTAATAAGTAG
- a CDS encoding lipocalin family protein, whose protein sequence is MKKLVLFFSMLMCSVALSSSSLPLDTVDYVDLDRYLGKWYEIARFDQSFQKGCTAVEANYSLRKDGDIKVINTCRVGSPDGEYKEAEARAWVVDEETNAKLKVQFFLRGIKLPIFAGNYWILELDEDYQYAMVGDKSRKYLWILSRTKELDEKIYLELVAKAKDLHFDVSKLLKTQQ, encoded by the coding sequence ATGAAGAAGCTCGTGTTATTTTTTTCAATGTTAATGTGCTCGGTTGCACTATCTAGCTCAAGCTTACCGCTAGATACAGTTGATTATGTTGATCTCGATCGCTACCTAGGTAAGTGGTATGAGATTGCACGTTTTGATCAAAGCTTTCAAAAAGGCTGTACTGCTGTTGAAGCCAATTACAGTCTTAGAAAAGATGGAGATATTAAAGTTATAAATACGTGTCGTGTTGGTTCTCCTGATGGTGAATACAAAGAAGCTGAAGCAAGAGCTTGGGTTGTTGATGAAGAAACAAATGCAAAGTTAAAAGTACAATTCTTTTTAAGAGGGATTAAGCTTCCTATTTTTGCAGGTAATTACTGGATTCTTGAACTTGATGAAGACTATCAATATGCAATGGTTGGAGACAAGTCGAGAAAATACCTATGGATTCTTTCACGTACTAAAGAGTTAGATGAGAAAATCTATCTTGAACTAGTAGCAAAAGCGAAAGATCTTCACTTTGATGTTAGTAAACTTTTAAAGACTCAACAATAA
- a CDS encoding DUF523 and DUF1722 domain-containing protein yields the protein MKRQKPLIAISSCLLGENIRYNGGHCRENWIYSELSKFVDFHPVCPELAMGLGVPREEIHLFRTTRKDNEVKLRSKFTKEELTQTAYITYESIEDDLKNLDIDGHIFTRKSPTCGPDNVKTITLDDPNYVNKSTGLYAGFIMDQFPNLPYIDNGRIKNIELRENFVKKIFSHFRFKQLNGTMRDLQLFHQMHKYAIMEHNQENMRTLGRIAANHEGLSAQKVYQIYFKLFMETISILPTRKNRLNACYHVFGYFKNDLGAGEKKALLNLMEDYQNGVSNYLTINSFLNVLTEAHQKAYLQDQYIFEPYPKELKLLKDIA from the coding sequence ATGAAACGACAAAAACCACTCATTGCTATAAGCTCATGCCTTTTAGGTGAAAATATTCGCTACAATGGTGGCCATTGTCGTGAGAATTGGATTTATTCAGAATTATCTAAATTTGTTGATTTTCACCCAGTCTGTCCAGAACTTGCGATGGGACTGGGTGTTCCAAGAGAAGAAATTCATCTCTTTCGCACCACTAGAAAAGACAATGAAGTAAAGCTGCGCTCTAAGTTCACAAAAGAAGAACTTACTCAGACAGCTTATATTACATATGAGTCAATCGAAGATGATTTAAAGAACTTAGATATCGACGGCCATATATTTACGAGGAAGTCTCCTACTTGTGGGCCAGATAACGTAAAGACCATTACATTAGATGATCCAAATTATGTGAATAAATCAACTGGTTTATATGCAGGATTCATAATGGATCAATTCCCTAACCTTCCTTATATCGATAATGGAAGAATTAAAAATATTGAACTAAGAGAAAACTTTGTAAAAAAGATATTTTCACACTTTCGTTTTAAACAACTAAATGGAACGATGAGGGACTTACAATTGTTTCATCAGATGCATAAGTATGCCATCATGGAACATAACCAAGAGAATATGAGAACTCTCGGTCGTATTGCTGCTAACCATGAAGGTTTATCAGCACAAAAAGTTTACCAAATATACTTTAAGTTATTTATGGAAACGATTTCAATTCTTCCAACTCGTAAGAATAGACTAAATGCTTGCTATCATGTCTTTGGATATTTTAAGAATGATTTAGGGGCAGGAGAAAAGAAAGCCTTGTTAAACTTAATGGAAGATTATCAAAATGGTGTTTCAAATTACCTCACAATAAACTCGTTTCTAAACGTATTAACAGAGGCACATCAAAAGGCATATTTACAAGACCAATATATCTTTGAACCGTACCCAAAAGAATTAAAGCTATTAAAAGATATTGCATAA
- a CDS encoding cryptochrome/photolyase family protein: protein MSSKKVNIFWFRRDLRLKDNRGLLHALQSQKEVLPIFIFDTNILSKLEDENDLRVSFIHDAITDLKEELNDLGSDLLILTGDPLTEYKKLIKEYNIEEVYTNEDYEPYAIKRDKAIASFLEKENISFRQYKDHCIFAKDDILKDDGKPYVVYTPYKNKWLAELRPKDIATLETHKYFDNFKNFKAETLPTLEDLGFIYNEKADEQVKTIKGRIIDDYDKNRDIPALDATSKLGIHLRFGTISPRKCAQVGYKKNDTWLSELIWREFFIQILYHFPHVENAPFREKYKNIKWKNNKKEFKKWCEGKTGFPIVDAGMRELNETGYMHNRVRMIAASFLVKDLLIDWRWGEKYFARKLNDFELASNNGNWQWVAGTGCDAAPYFRIFNPYTQQKKFDPDFEYIKKWIPEYGTDKYPDEIVDHKIAYHETIRVYKECN, encoded by the coding sequence ATGAGTTCTAAGAAAGTTAATATATTCTGGTTTCGTCGAGACCTTCGATTAAAAGATAATCGCGGCCTTCTTCATGCACTACAATCACAGAAAGAAGTCCTTCCTATATTTATCTTTGATACAAATATTTTGTCGAAGTTAGAAGATGAAAATGATCTTAGAGTAAGTTTCATTCATGATGCAATAACTGACCTCAAAGAAGAATTAAACGATCTTGGAAGTGACCTACTTATCTTAACGGGTGATCCCCTTACTGAATACAAGAAGCTTATAAAAGAATATAATATCGAAGAAGTCTATACAAATGAAGACTACGAACCATATGCGATTAAAAGAGACAAAGCAATTGCTTCTTTTTTAGAAAAAGAAAATATTAGTTTTCGCCAATATAAAGATCACTGTATTTTTGCTAAAGACGATATTTTAAAAGATGATGGCAAACCATATGTAGTCTACACTCCTTACAAAAATAAATGGCTGGCAGAATTAAGGCCAAAAGACATTGCGACCCTTGAAACACATAAATACTTTGATAATTTTAAGAACTTTAAGGCAGAAACCTTACCAACGTTAGAAGATCTTGGTTTTATCTATAATGAGAAAGCTGATGAACAAGTAAAAACGATTAAAGGTCGAATAATTGATGACTATGACAAGAACCGTGATATTCCAGCTCTCGATGCGACATCAAAACTAGGTATCCATTTAAGATTTGGAACCATATCTCCTCGAAAATGTGCACAAGTAGGATATAAGAAAAATGATACATGGTTAAGTGAACTAATCTGGAGAGAGTTTTTCATTCAAATCCTCTATCACTTCCCTCATGTCGAGAATGCTCCATTTAGAGAGAAATATAAAAATATAAAATGGAAGAATAATAAAAAAGAATTCAAGAAGTGGTGTGAAGGAAAAACAGGCTTCCCAATAGTTGATGCAGGAATGAGAGAATTAAATGAGACGGGCTATATGCATAACCGAGTTCGTATGATTGCGGCTTCTTTTTTAGTTAAGGATCTTCTCATTGACTGGCGTTGGGGTGAGAAATACTTTGCTCGCAAACTAAATGACTTTGAACTTGCTTCTAATAATGGAAATTGGCAATGGGTGGCAGGAACTGGTTGTGATGCTGCCCCATATTTTCGAATTTTTAATCCCTATACACAGCAAAAGAAATTTGATCCAGATTTTGAATACATAAAGAAATGGATTCCAGAATACGGAACTGATAAATACCCTGATGAAATAGTCGATCACAAAATTGCATATCACGAAACCATCAGGGTATATAAAGAATGTAATTAA
- a CDS encoding sensor histidine kinase, with product MSVDEYIVVTRYVTIFAFSYFLYQASIGAYTYRKHLNVKAFWPILMCLSAGAYAVLIAVNTHVSDPKLSNFLLITYWFFAYWTYYCYLKAIEGFFGYELKKLWFSKFFCVAHSVYVVIGGFLYLFTSIDLMFKPREIPPSTLFTKALNLQIYPSFLVVLIGVMGLVVILYSTIVVWKELNRRNKNEYLFKTGLIVTLFASIWDTSIGTETIGYLVPIYYLGYVFESMRFNIYYQDLAFTKMYNLEKDMVKLSKVAQFGFASASIAHDIRNHLFVLNTANNRLEKELLEDQRRYTKKLRKHIAKILEVTDFYMNIFKKNYDSHKERIKISDVTMEAIDLVQEKIDKHKVKVELEIEDFDIDGNETELSLCLVNLIKNSLEEIKTTDTPWIKVITSSSQRFIKIVDSGNGIPRDQLKNIFEMGKTTKKDGSGFGVGLAITKQIIENSGYQLLVEEDSENTTFVINF from the coding sequence ATGAGTGTTGATGAATATATAGTAGTTACTCGGTATGTAACTATCTTCGCATTTTCATATTTCCTATACCAAGCATCAATTGGTGCCTATACTTATCGGAAACACCTAAATGTGAAGGCTTTCTGGCCTATTCTTATGTGTCTTTCGGCCGGTGCTTATGCCGTTTTAATTGCTGTAAATACTCATGTCTCAGACCCTAAACTTTCTAATTTCCTCTTAATTACGTATTGGTTCTTCGCATATTGGACTTATTATTGTTACCTAAAGGCGATAGAGGGTTTTTTTGGATATGAACTTAAAAAGCTGTGGTTCTCTAAGTTCTTTTGTGTGGCCCATTCGGTCTATGTTGTCATTGGAGGTTTTCTCTACCTCTTCACTTCAATTGATTTGATGTTTAAGCCTCGGGAAATTCCACCTTCAACACTTTTTACAAAAGCATTAAATCTACAAATCTATCCCAGTTTTTTAGTTGTTCTAATAGGCGTTATGGGACTAGTCGTTATTCTCTATTCTACTATCGTCGTTTGGAAGGAATTAAATAGACGAAACAAGAATGAGTATCTTTTTAAAACGGGATTAATCGTTACTTTATTTGCATCGATATGGGATACATCAATAGGAACAGAAACAATTGGTTATCTCGTTCCTATCTATTATCTGGGCTACGTTTTTGAATCCATGCGATTTAATATTTATTACCAGGATTTGGCTTTTACAAAGATGTATAACCTAGAAAAAGATATGGTTAAGCTCTCTAAAGTCGCCCAATTTGGCTTCGCTTCAGCTAGTATTGCTCATGATATTAGAAATCATCTCTTTGTCTTAAATACGGCAAATAATCGTTTAGAAAAAGAATTATTAGAAGATCAACGTCGATATACAAAAAAACTCCGAAAACATATTGCAAAGATTCTGGAAGTTACTGACTTCTACATGAATATCTTTAAGAAGAATTATGATTCTCACAAAGAGAGAATCAAAATCTCAGATGTCACAATGGAAGCAATTGATCTCGTACAAGAAAAGATTGATAAGCATAAGGTAAAAGTAGAGCTTGAGATTGAAGATTTTGATATAGATGGCAATGAAACAGAGCTAAGCTTGTGTTTAGTTAACTTGATAAAGAACTCACTTGAAGAGATAAAAACAACAGATACACCTTGGATAAAGGTCATTACTTCATCAAGTCAGCGGTTTATTAAGATTGTTGACTCTGGAAATGGGATTCCAAGGGATCAGTTAAAGAATATCTTTGAAATGGGTAAGACTACAAAGAAGGACGGCTCAGGCTTTGGTGTAGGTTTGGCCATCACAAAGCAAATCATTGAAAACTCAGGATATCAACTTCTGGTTGAGGAAGATTCAGAAAATACCACATTCGTGATAAATTTTTAG
- a CDS encoding ATP-binding protein, with amino-acid sequence MELDLYVAFTRYLTTFVFSFFIYQLFASLVNYTQLKEREALWPMVMCLTTAAYCFVFAFNTHFINQKLSDFLLMIFWVCAYSSFYSYIRTIEVYLKRRIKKLEFAKLYCVFLVSVQIVCAISTLLFNHNFLFDEHNYVKSNLFAQTMHFNVSPNIYGKILGGLGALVVLYTCIVIWIELNRLKRNEVLLKLGIIVTFLAVLNDTALGLEISGAILPLYYFGNAFEAVRFNLYFQRKVYRKLFNLENEVVRLSRIAQFGFAAASIAHDIRNHIFVLKIGIDKLIKGREEDPQQNYKSLNKHINKVSEITDLYMNVFNKNNANEKNNVSVKKIVDEAIELVAPKYKNSNVELIVDIEDFSIYCNETEITISIVNLLKNALEEVSFVDKYQSPWVQVHAYASKRSICVTDCGQGISNEIASEIFNFGYSTKKGVGGHGVGLAITKALLMRSGFQLGLLKDSKNTTFEVLF; translated from the coding sequence GTGGAGCTAGACCTATATGTCGCATTCACGCGTTATTTAACGACTTTTGTGTTTTCGTTTTTTATCTACCAACTTTTTGCAAGTTTAGTTAATTATACACAGCTCAAAGAAAGAGAAGCTTTATGGCCAATGGTCATGTGTTTGACGACTGCGGCATATTGCTTTGTTTTTGCTTTCAATACTCATTTCATCAATCAAAAGTTATCAGATTTTCTTTTAATGATCTTCTGGGTTTGTGCTTATTCGTCTTTTTACAGTTACATAAGAACCATAGAAGTTTATTTAAAAAGACGTATAAAGAAGCTTGAGTTTGCGAAGCTATATTGTGTGTTTCTAGTTAGTGTTCAGATTGTTTGTGCCATATCGACACTGCTTTTTAATCACAACTTTCTTTTTGATGAGCACAACTACGTCAAGTCCAATCTCTTTGCTCAGACAATGCACTTTAATGTTTCTCCAAATATATATGGTAAAATATTAGGAGGTCTCGGTGCTTTAGTTGTTCTCTATACATGTATTGTCATTTGGATTGAATTAAATCGATTAAAAAGAAATGAAGTTCTACTAAAGCTTGGAATTATTGTAACTTTTCTCGCTGTTTTAAATGATACTGCATTGGGACTTGAAATCTCAGGTGCAATTCTTCCTCTGTATTATTTCGGTAATGCATTTGAAGCAGTACGTTTTAATCTATATTTTCAAAGAAAGGTGTATCGTAAATTATTCAACCTAGAGAATGAAGTTGTAAGACTCTCTCGAATTGCTCAATTTGGATTTGCTGCTGCAAGTATCGCTCATGATATTAGAAATCATATATTTGTTCTTAAAATAGGAATTGATAAACTTATTAAAGGAAGGGAGGAGGACCCACAGCAGAATTATAAATCTTTAAATAAACACATTAATAAAGTTTCAGAGATCACAGATCTTTATATGAATGTTTTTAATAAGAATAATGCAAATGAAAAGAATAACGTCTCTGTAAAGAAGATCGTTGATGAGGCCATTGAGCTCGTAGCTCCAAAGTACAAAAATTCTAATGTTGAGCTAATTGTAGATATCGAAGACTTTTCAATTTATTGTAATGAAACGGAGATCACTATTAGTATAGTGAATTTATTAAAGAATGCCCTCGAAGAAGTTTCTTTTGTTGATAAGTATCAGTCTCCATGGGTCCAAGTTCATGCCTACGCAAGCAAGAGAAGTATCTGTGTTACTGATTGTGGTCAAGGAATTTCTAATGAAATTGCTTCCGAAATATTTAATTTTGGATATTCTACTAAGAAGGGTGTTGGTGGACATGGGGTTGGGCTTGCTATCACAAAGGCACTTCTTATGCGTTCTGGATTTCAATTAGGTCTATTAAAAGATTCTAAGAATACTACTTTTGAGGTCTTATTTTAA